The following proteins are encoded in a genomic region of Brachypodium distachyon strain Bd21 chromosome 1, Brachypodium_distachyon_v3.0, whole genome shotgun sequence:
- the LOC100824262 gene encoding serine/threonine-protein kinase STY13, with protein sequence MASSTSEVPEGKSKLKKSGSLGSSDTYVRADKIDLTSLDIQLEQQLTKKWGKANLKSQGPKADWEIDLAKLEIRYVIAQGTYGTVYRGTYDGQDVAVKLLDWGEDGFATEAETAALRTSFKQEVAVWHKLSHPNVTKFVGASMGTADLKIPANDSGARANLPARACCVVVEYLAGGTLKQYLIKNRRRKLAYKVVVQLALDLSRGLSYLHSRKIVHRDVKTENMLLDTQRNLKIADFGVARVEAQNPKDMTGATGTLGYMAPEVLDGKPYNRKCDVYSFGICLWEIYCCDMPYPDLSFADVSSAVVHQNLRPDVPRCCPSAFANIMRKCWDANPDKRPDMDEVVQLMEALDTSKGGGMIPDGQSSGCLCFTRARGP encoded by the exons atggcgtcgagcaccagtgAGGTTCCTGAGGGAAAAAGTAAGCTGAAGAAGTCCGGGAGCTTGGGAAGCAGCGATACGTATGTGCGCGCGGACAAGATTGATCTCACTAGCCTTGACATCCAACTAGAGCAGCAGCTCACCAAGAAATGGGGCAAGGCCAATCTCAAGTCCCAGGGACCCAAGGCGGACTGGGAAATTGACCTCGCTAAGTTGGAGATCCGGTATGTAATCGCTCAGGGGACATATGGAACAGTTTACCGTGGCACATACGATGGCCAAGATGTTGCAG TGAAGCTATTGGATTGGGGAGAAGATGGTTTTGCCACAGAAGCCGAAACTGCTGCTTTGCGAACATCATTTAAGCAGGAAGTTGCTGTCTGGCATAAGCTCAGCCATCCAAATGTTACAAAG TTTGTTGGTGCATCTATGGGGACCGCTGACCTTAAGATTCCAGCCAATGATAGTGGTGCGCGTGCCAACTTGCCGGCTAGAGCATGTTGTGTTGTGGTAGAATATCTTGCTGGAGGTACTTTGAAGCAGTATCTGATAAAGAACAGACGGCGAAAGCTTGCATACAAAGTTGTAGTTCAGCTTGCATTGGATCTGTCCAGAGG ATTGAGCTATCTACACTCCAGAAAGATTGTACATCGCGATGTGAAAACGGAAAACATGCTACTTGATACACAGCGAAACCTTAAGATTGCTGATTTTGGTGTTGCTCGTGTTGAGGCTCAGAATCCCAAGGATATGACTGGTGCCACAGGCACACTTGGTTATATGGCCCCAGAG GTTCTTGATGGTAAACCGTACAACAGAAAATGTGATGTTTACAGTTTTGGCATTTGTCTGTGGGAAATCTATTGCTGTGACATGCCATACCCAGACCTTAGTTTCGCTGACGTCTCATCTGCTGTTGTTCATCAG AATTTGCGGCCAGACGTACCACGTTGCTGTCCCAGTGCGTTTGCAAATATTATGCGTAAATGCTGGGATGCAAATCCTGATAAACGTCCTGATATGGACGAGGTGGTGCAGCTTATGGAGGCTCTTGACACAAGCAAAGGTGGTGGTATGATACCAGATGGTCAATCATCCGGATGTTTATGTTTCACCAGGGCTCGTGGCCCGTAG